The Desulfonatronum thiodismutans nucleotide sequence CCGTCCATCACCGGCATGATCATGTCCAGCAGGACGAGGGCCGGTCGCCATTGATCGTACACCCGGCACGCCTCTTCACCATCCGCCGCCTCGCGCACGGTGAATCCGGCCTGTTCCAGCATACGCACCAGAATTTCCCGGTTGGACTGATTGTCGTCCACCACCAGAACCCGCACCTCGCCCTGGCCGAACTTCAACAAGGCCACCCGGCCCTGGCGCTCCCGGCCCCGAGACGCGCCCGGGGTTCCTGGCACGACCCGGACCGTGAACGTAAACGTGCTGCCTCGGCCGGCCCGACTTTGCACGTCGATGTCGCCGCCCATCAGTTCCACGTAGGCCTTGGCGATGGCCAGGCCGAGACCGGTGCCGCCCTTCATGCCGCTGCCCGGCACGAGTTGCTCGAAGTGGGAAAAGATGGATCGACGTGCCGCGTCCGGAATACCCGGGCCGGTGTCCTCCACCTCCACGGCCAGAAAAAAGGCCTCCGGATCGATCGCTTTGGAATCCGCCTCCGGTGCGGGTGTCGGGGCGCGGCTTGCAATCCGGAGCACCACCCCACCTTGATCCGTGAACTTGACCGCGTTGCCCAGCAGGTTGTTCAACACCTGATGCAGCTTTTGTTCGTCGCCCCGAACCCAGCGCGGCAGTTCCGGGTCCGAAACGACCTCCAGGGACAGACCCTTTTTCCGGGCCAGGACCCGAAACATGGCTTCCAGGTCCTCCACCAGGGCGTACAGATCAAAATCCTCTTCGTTGAGAATGATCTTCCCCGCTTCGATCTTGGACATTTCCAGAATATCGTTGAGCAGATTCAGCAGGTGCTCGCCGCTTCGATATACGGTCCGCACCGACCGCCGCTGGTCCGGGCCAAGCTGTGAATCTCGCAATAACAACTGGGTGAAGCCCAGGATGGCGTTCAGCGGCGTGCGGATCTCATGGCTCATGTTGGCCAGAAACAGGCTCTTGGCCTTGTTGGCTTCGGCGGCGGCCTCCTCGGCCCGCATCCGCACGTCGATCTCCCGACTCAGGTTTTGATTGACCTTTTCCAACTCCTGGGTGCGCGCCTTGACCCGCTCGTCCAACTGGTTGCGCTCGCGCTCCAAGGCTTCCCTCGAGCCCCTGAGTTGGAATTCAGCCTCCTGCATCGCGGAAAGCATCTGGTTGAAGGCGTCAGCCAATTCCCGCAGTTCGTCCCGGGTGCTCACGGAGAAGCGATACCGCAGATCTCCGCTTTCCCGGACGTGCTGGGTGCCGCGGGTCAGGGCGCGTAGCGGCGAAAGGATGGAGGCGTATAGACCGGCCAGGGTGACCAGGCTGAGCAGGCCGATGGCCGCGGCCAGGAACCACAAAGTGGCGGCCACCACGTCTCGGACGTCCTTTTGAATTTTGCGATCAGGAAGCAAGGCCACCAGGGTCCAGCCGATGGCCGGGGAAGGATGAACGTAGGCGTGCAGAGGGTCCTGGGATCGGCCTTCCACATTCAGCACCAGATGCGTTCCGGGCCCGGCCATGGCCAGCCGCTCGCCGTCCGTGAACAGGTCGCGAACGTTGGCGAACAGCATTTCCGGGTCCGGAGCGGCCAGAACCATGCCCATCTCGTCCAGAAGCAGGGTTTGTCCCTCATGGCTCAGGGTAAAAGCGGTGACGTACTCCGTGAGATCGGCCAGGGTGATGTCCGCGCCGACCACGCCGAAAAAGCGGCCGAACTCGTCCAAAAGCGGCGTGACCACCCCGATGTTCACGTCCGGAGTGGTCACGGAGCGGTACGGCGGAGTACGCATCACCGCGTCCGGGTGCCCTTTGGCCAACACGTACCACAGCCGGTCGCGCGGATCGTAACGGGTGGGCCGCTCCCGAGGATGGGAACGGACGAAACTGCCGTTCTCCCGGCCCATGTATACGGAATTGACGTGGGGGTGGTAATGGCGGAAGGTCTGGAAGATATCAATGATTTCCTGTTCCCGCCAACCGATCCGGTACTCGAAGGTCGCTTCATCCGCATCGAGAAAACTGGTGAACTCCGCCTCATGGAACGTACGCACCCGAGCGTCCGCCGCCAAAATCAACAGGTCATTCTCCACGTCACGGACGAACCGGGTCAAGGCGAAGTCCAGATGCTCCAACTGCTTGCCCATCTGATACTCGATGGCCGCGAAAGTCCGTTCCTTGAGCACCAGAAACTGAACCACGCCCACCACCAGCAGGATCACCGCGCCGGAGGCGGCGAACAAGGCCAGGGTTTTGGATTGAAGTCGCATATTGTTTGGATTCCCGTAATCACTAGCCGACGGAAGTGATGGCGTCCAGGTTGTAGAAGTCGACCTGCGGGAAACATCCCGTTTCCCTTATTTTGAACTATCCGGATCTTCCGGGTAATTGCTTCCGGCAGAAACACCTACTGGGCATAAATATTATTCTGGCTTGTATCGTGATAAGAAGCGGCAAAACTATTCCAGATTCAGCGAGCGGAGCGCCGTTTGCACGGATTCCCGGTTCACCGGCTTGGTCACGTAGACGCTGGCCAGCCCTTTGAAAAAAGCCTGACAGACGTTTTTCTGGTCCTCCAGGCTGGAAACCACGATCACCCGCGCCTCCTTGCCCGGTTCGACCCGACGTTCCCGCTCAATGGCCCGAATCCGTTTCAGAGCCTCGTGGCCGTCCATGACAGGCATCATCAAGTCCATCAGGATCACTTCGTAGGGCTCTCCCAGGTTCAGAGCCCTGATCACGGCCAATACGGCTTGGTCTCCGTTTTCCACTTCATCACAAAAACCAAAGGATTCCATGATCTTTTTCAATTTGCGCCGACTGACCAACTCATCGTCCACCACCAGACTTTTCACCTCGACCTCCTTTCAACATATGCCAAGAGTCTACGATATGCCTCGCGCAACCTCTCCAGGGCCATGTCGCCATCCTCGCGTTCTTTCGCCGGTTCTTCGACCAGTCCATCTCCGCGGCCAATCCGTTCCAGATCCCTGGCTGCCCCGGCCAGTTCTTTCGCCAGCAGATTGGCCGCTCCGCCTTTGATGGCATGGGCCTGCTCGGCCAGGCTTACGAGATCTCCCGCGATCAGGGTCTCTTCCATCACCGGTATCTGACGGGCAACATTTCCCAGAAACCCTTGCAGGACCTCCTCCAGCAGTTCAGCATCCCCTTCGAATTCCTCCACGGCCCGGTGATAATCCATGGGTTCGCCGCTGGGATCGATCGTTTCAGGCCGGGTCATGATTGGCTGGATCTTCATAGGCTGAATGGAAACCAAGCCCTCCTCCATCTCCACCTCCGACGACCTGGGTCTCCCGATCCACTTGGTCACCATGGCCAACAACTCCACGCGCCGCATGGGCTTGGTCAAGTAATCGTCCATCCCCGCGGCCAGACACTTCTCCCGATACCCCACCACCGCATGGGCGGTCATGGCGATGATCGGCGTACGCCGATAAGAAGGCTGAGGAATAAAACCTGAAACCTGAAGGCCGGAAATCCGCTCTCCATCCTCCGACTCCTGTCTTCTGGCTCCTGACTCCTGACATCTTCTTTCATCCTCCGACCTCCTGATCTCCCTCGTCGCGTCCCAGCCGTCCATGATCGGCATTTGCACGTCCATCAGAATCAGATCGTAACACGTCTTCTGGACGGCGCTGACGGCCTGAAGGCCGTTTTCAGCCACGTCCACGACGTAGCCCGCTCCGTACAGGTGGTGCAGGGCCACTTGTCGGCTGGTGGGATAGTCCTCTACCAGGAGAATCCGGCCTTGGGGCGTATCGGACGTCGGAGCGGTCATGACGCCGGGCGTAAACTCCGTGTCCTTTCGTGGCGCGGGCGCGTCCGATTCGAAAGCCTTTTGCAGCTCCAGAACAAAGCTGAAGGTACTGCCCCGGTTCTCCACGCTTTCCAAAGAGATGGTTCCGTCCATCAGTTCCACGAACCGTTTGCAAATGGCCAACCCCAGGCCCGTGCCGCCGTATTCCCGAGTTGTTGAGCCGTCCACCTGAGTGAAGCTTTCGAAAATATGGACGTGCTTGTGCTCCGGAATTCCGATGCCCGTGTCGCGGACTTCAAACCGAACCTGAACCGTGTCGTCGAGAATCTCCAGCATGTCCGCGGAAATCAACACTTCACCGGCATGGGTGAACTTGATCGCGTTCCCACCAAGATTCAACAAGACTTGGCGTAACCGGCCCGCATCTCCCAACAAGGCCGAAGGGATGTCCGGAGAGACCCGGGAGGTGAACCGCAATCCTTTCCGCCGGGCCAGCACGGCCAAGGATTCCTCCACCTGACGGAACACGGCCCACAAATCAAAGACCGTCGATTCCAGCTCAAGGTGCCCGGCTTCGATCTTGGAGAAGTCCAGAATATCGTTGATGATGCCCATCAGCGCTTCGACCTCGCCGGAGATGGACCGCAGAGCCAGTTGTGGAGGAACCGTGCTCCCCTTGCCCCGCGCAAGCTCGGCCATCCCCATAATGGCGTTCAGCGGGGTTCGGATTTCATGGCTCATATTAGCCAGAAACTGACTCTTGGCCCGTGTCGCTTCCTCGGCCCGAGACAGAGCGGCATCCAACTCAAGGTTTTTACGGGTCAACTTCCGGGCCGAATCCAACATTTTCTCTTCGGCTTCCCGACGATCCGTGACGTCCAGAATGAATCCATCCAAAAAAACGGCCCGCCCTTGCGCGTCCCGAACCTCGCCGCCCTTTTCATAGACCCAGCGTTCGCCTCCGTCACGATGCAGCACCCGGTACTCCACTTCCCACGAAACCCCGCCGGAGATGGCCTGGGCCACGGACCGAACGACATACTCCAGGTCGTCGGGATGGATGATGTCCCGATGGTTCAGAGCGGGACTCGGGCCTAAAAAAGCATGTGCCGGAAAGCCGATAATCGTTTCCACCGGATCGCTGACGAACAGCAAGACGCGCCCCTTTCCCGCGTCTCGACGGTAGGTGGCGCCGGGAATGTTGTCGACCAGGGACTGGAACTGATTGCGACTGTCCCGCAAAGCCTGGGTCCGTTCGGCGATCAGCAATTGGAGTTGTTCGCGGCGATGGACCATCACGCCCACCACCAACCCGACGGCTCCGGTCATCATCAAACCGGAGAGGGCCGCCAACCAGCCGGCCATCATCGGATTGAGCCTCTCAAAGGCCCGGGTCGGACGGACCTCCACGACATAGGTTTTGCCGAAAGCCATCATCGGCCGGGCCACGATGAAGGAGGCATATCGCCGGGAATCGCCGTATCCAACGGTGCTCCCCAGCAGTATCTTGCCCTGGTCCGAGTCCAGTTGATAAAAGTCAAAGGATGCCAGGGGATCGCCGCTCGTTCCGGAATCCGCGTCCAGCGCGCCACGAACCAGGGAGTCCACGTCGACGCGTTCAAACAAGGAGGCCATGCCGGAAATATCGCCAGGGGAAAGAGAGCGAAAGCTCTCAAGAATCTGGGCCGACTTGAAGCTGGCCAGTAGAGAGAAGGTTTTGAAATGGTTCCGGTGTTCGGCTCGGTGCAGAGTCCAGGAGGCGGATACGGTCAAAATCAGGCCGACGACAACGGTCAGCACCGCCTCCAGGGGGAGCCGCTCTTCCCAGGCCGCCTCGGCCTCCCGCTCCCGGCGGGCGGACAGAAGAACATATCCGGTCATCAGCACGGTGGCCAGAATCAGGGTCATCACGGCCGGAAAAATTCCGGCTCGCATCGCGGACCGCCGCCAGTCTCCGGCTTCCACGTCGATGCCTACCACAGCCAGCACCCTGCCGTCGGCCGGATCGATCAGAGGAACCAGGGCGCTAACCCAGACGCCCCAGCGGTCTGTTTCCGGTCCTTCCACAAAAGCCCGGCCCGTGTCGAACACTTCCAAGAGGTCGTCCGTGGCCTCTTCATAAACCTGACCGGGCAAAGAGGCGTCCCAGTCCGTGTCCGGCTCGGAATCCAGATGAAAAAAAACGGTCCCGTCGTCATGGCGGCCCATCAGGTAGAGCCATTCCCAGCGACCGTCGACCAGCTTGGTCAGCCGCAGGTGCTCCTTGAGCCGGGAGTACGGGGCCGTTTCCAGGTCGGACCGATCCCCGGAGAGGCTTCTCACCCACTTCGGCTGCACCGCCTGGGTCACCAACCGAGCCTGGCGCAACAATTCTTCGCGTTTCATCCGATCGGCCGCACTCACGGACCACCAGCTGAACAACAACCCAACCGCCAAAACCGAGGCCACGACGGCCAATGGGCGCAACCCTAGAAGAATACGCCAGGACACAGCGCTCCTCAGGCCCGTTGCCGAACAGCTAGAACCTCGTGCATCACCTCATTCAATTTCATAGTCTCCACCGGTTTGGTCACGAAGGCGTCCATGCCCGCGGCCAGACAGCGCTGACGGTCCGTCGGCATGACCATGGCGGTCAGGGCGACGATGGGGATGTCCTTGTCGATCCCCGACCTCTCGCCGGAGCGGATGATCCCCGTCGCCTCCAGACCATCCAGCACGGGCATGGAGATATCCATCAGCACCAAGTCAAATGTCGCCCCGGTCAGAGCCTCCAAGGCTTGCTCGCCGTCCTCCACGGCAACCACCCGGTGGCCGTGCTTATTCAACAGTTGTTCGGTCATGAACCTGTTGACCGGCTCGTCCTCGGCCAGGAGGATCGCGAACGGACCTCGCGGCGCGTCTGAAATCGCCGGACGGTCGGCAAGCACCGGCAGCGGCAGGGAGACGGAAAACGTGCTGCCCAGGTACAACTCGCTGTCCACGACGATCTCGCCGCCCATTTTCTCCACAAGTTCCCGGGCCAGGGCCAATCCCATGCCCAACCCGCCGAAACGCCTGGAATGCGGCCCGGTGACCAGCTTGTTGAAGATCACTCCCTGGCTTTCCCTGGGCACCCCGATGCCGGTATCCGTGACGTTGATGCACAGGGTCGATTTTCCATCCCTTCCCCGTCCACGGTCGAAATGGACCAACACCTCGCCGTAGTCCGTAAACTTGACCGCGTTATCCACCAGGGCCCCCACCACCTGGGCGATCCAATCCGGAGCGCCGCACAGGACACCGGAGAGGTCTTTCGCGACATGGACGAAATAATGCAGTTCTTTCTCCAGGGCTTGCTTTTCCTGGGCATGCAGCCGGGGCAGGATGTCCTGGACAATGGTGTACTCGACTTGGTCCTGGACCTCCGTCTCGGACCGCAAGCGGCTAAAATCCAGAATCTCATTGACCAGTCGGAGCAACTGGGACGTGGATTGGTCGATCATGGACAAATAGTTGGCCTGGGTGGAGTCGAGGCCGGAGCCGGACAGCAACTCGGACATGCCCATGATCGCGTTCAACGGCGTCCGCAATTCGTGGCTGATCCGCCCCAGAAACTCGTCCCGCACCGTGGCGTTCTCCTCGGCTTCTTGTCGAGCCTGCTCGTGCATCCGCTCCAGTCTGGCCAGTTTGGCGGAGATATCTTCGTTGTTCATAATAGCAACCTACCTGATACCCGCTTCGGGTCCATTCGACAGTCCAGAACGGCGCGGATACGCGCCACGCCATCTTCGACACGGTAGTATATCGCGAAAGGAAACCTCTTGGAGAGCAAACGGTGATATCCGTTGTGAAAAGGATGGACTCCGCCATATAGACGCAAAGAGTGAATATCAGACCAGAGTGAATCCAGAAAATAGTCTCCTAAACCAGCGGCTTGCTTCTCGTAGAAACGATAGCCAGCCGCCAGATCCGCGGTCGCCTCGTCAAGAACCTGAACGATCACTTCAGATGCTCATGGACGGCTTTCTTTGCCTCCCCAATGTCAAGGAAGCGCGACGTTCCATCGGCAATTCGTTCTTCCCGCTCGCGCAGAACATCGGCATGCCAGGCAGGAGAAGGGAGGTCACCTTTTTCGCAAGCAAGATCCGCCCATATATCCTCTATCGCTCGCAGCTTCTCCATGGTGCTCATCCGCTCCAGTGGTATTGCTAATTGCATGTCTCTTCTCCGGATTTAATTTTTCAAATCGTTCCCACGCTCCAGCGTCCTCAACAAGCTCCCCCTTCCGCATAGGCGACATTCCGCACCGCGGCGCCGACCAGGGCCTGGACGTCCAGGATCAGGGCCATGGTTCCATCGCCGTTGATAGTTGCTCCGGAGATGCCGTCCAGTTCGCGGTAAACCCGCCCCAGGCTTTTGATCACGGTCTGATGCTGGCCGATAACCTTGTCCACCACCAGCCCGATGCGCTGCTCCTGGACATTGACGATAACCACCTGTTCGATGGTCGGCAACGCGCCGTTTTGGTTGAACCAGTTGCGCAGACGGATAAACGGAACGGCCTCCCCGCGCAGATTGATCATCTCCCCGTTCTCTCCGAAATTCGACTTGAAACGATCCAGCTCAACGCATTCCTCCACCGCGGACAAGGGGATGACGTATTGCTCACGGGCCACTTCCACCTGCAACCCGTCGATAATCGCCAGGGTCAACGGGAGCTTGATCAGGACGCTGGTGCCTTTGTTCGGGACGCTCTCCAGCTTGATCACCCCGCGCAGGGCGTCGATGCCGCGCTTGACCACGTCCATGCCCACGCCTCGCCCGGATATGTTGCTGACCCGTTCCGCGGTGGAAAACCCCGGCAGGAAAACAAGTTGCAGCACTTCATCGTCCGAGAGGGCGGCGTCCGACCCGATAAGCCCTTTTTCCAAGGCCTTGGCCCGGATCTTGGCCGGTTCAATACCCGCGCCGTCGTCCATGATCCGGATCAGAACCTCGCCGCTGGCATGCTCGGCGGAGAGTGTGATTCTGCCTTTGCGCGACTTGCCCTTGGCCTGCCGCGCTTCCGGCGACTCCACCCCGTGGTCGATGGAATTGCGCAAGAGGTGGACCATGGGGTCGTTGAGCTTCTCGATCACGTTCTTGTCCAGCTCGGTTTCCCCGCCCTGGGTGACGAGTTCGATTTCCTTCCCCAGTTCCTTGGAAAGATCCCGGACCAGTCGTAAAAACTTGTTGAACGTACTGCCGATGGGCAGCATCCGGATGCCCAAGGTGTTGTCCCGCAATTCGTCGCTGAGCCGCTCCAGTTCCTCGGCCAGACTGACCAGGGCCGGGTCGTGGCGCTGGGTCACGAGTTGGGTCAGCCGGGCCTGGACGATCACCAGTTCGCCCACCAAGTCCCCCAGCTTGTCCAGCTTGGCGGCCTCCACCCGGATGCTGGTCACGGTTTCCTTGTGCTCCACCCGAGGCACCCGAGCTTCCCGCACCACCTCCTGCTCGGTCAGGGCGGCTTCCAGGCCCTGGGAGCTGACCAATCCGGCCTGAGTCAAGAGTTCGCCCAAAGGCCGCTGCTGCTTGAGAATCTCTTGGAGGTCCTGGATATTCACGTCTCCGCGCTCCACCAGAATCTCCCCCAACCGCTTGCCCACGTGGGCCACCTCGTTCGGGTCGACCGTCTCCACCTCCTGGATGGACAGTTCGCAGTCGTCCTCCACGAAGATGAACACGTCGTGAATGGCTTCCTTGCCCCGCGACGTCACCAGAATCATATCCCACCACGTATAGCAGGACACCGGGTCCATCTTGTCCAGCCTGGGAATGTTCTCGGTCCGGGCCACGATCTTGCAGTTGCCCAATTCGGACAGCTCCTCCAGCAAGGCCAAGGGATTCGTCCCGGTCAAAAAAATGCGGGCGTCCGGCTTGAAGCGAACCCGGTAGACCGTGGAAACCTCAGCGGGCGAACCAGTCAGCTCCGTTGCCTCGGCGGCCGATTCGTCGGCGGTCGACCCGGAAGACCTTTTCCCGGCTTGTTCAAGAAACCCTCGCAACCGTGTGACGATCCGCTCGGACTCGCTCTGACAAGCGGACGCGTGGCATCCGTCCTGGTGCAGCATCTCCAGAATCAAGTCCCGGGATTTGAGGGTTAGATCCAGCAATTCCGAAGTCACGCGCAGTTCATCGTTGCGAACCAGATCGAACACCGTTTCCAACTCATGGGTGAACATGGCGATGTCGTCGAAACCGAACATCGCCCCAGACCCCTTGATGGTGTGCATGGACCGGAACACGCGGTTGATCAGCTCGTGATCCTCCGGGCTGGATTCCAGTTCCAGCAGAGCGTCTTCCAGATCTCCCAACAGTTCCCGAGCCTCATCCAGATAGGCTTTCCTGGCCTGTTCCATCTGTTCTTCACGACTCATGGCGGCATCTCCCTTTCGTCTTCTTCCCGGGCTCCAATCTTTCCCTCGCGACAGATCCTCAGCGACGAAAGGTTACCTGACGACCTTCTTCACCACGGCCAGC carries:
- a CDS encoding hybrid sensor histidine kinase/response regulator; amino-acid sequence: MRLQSKTLALFAASGAVILLVVGVVQFLVLKERTFAAIEYQMGKQLEHLDFALTRFVRDVENDLLILAADARVRTFHEAEFTSFLDADEATFEYRIGWREQEIIDIFQTFRHYHPHVNSVYMGRENGSFVRSHPRERPTRYDPRDRLWYVLAKGHPDAVMRTPPYRSVTTPDVNIGVVTPLLDEFGRFFGVVGADITLADLTEYVTAFTLSHEGQTLLLDEMGMVLAAPDPEMLFANVRDLFTDGERLAMAGPGTHLVLNVEGRSQDPLHAYVHPSPAIGWTLVALLPDRKIQKDVRDVVAATLWFLAAAIGLLSLVTLAGLYASILSPLRALTRGTQHVRESGDLRYRFSVSTRDELRELADAFNQMLSAMQEAEFQLRGSREALERERNQLDERVKARTQELEKVNQNLSREIDVRMRAEEAAAEANKAKSLFLANMSHEIRTPLNAILGFTQLLLRDSQLGPDQRRSVRTVYRSGEHLLNLLNDILEMSKIEAGKIILNEEDFDLYALVEDLEAMFRVLARKKGLSLEVVSDPELPRWVRGDEQKLHQVLNNLLGNAVKFTDQGGVVLRIASRAPTPAPEADSKAIDPEAFFLAVEVEDTGPGIPDAARRSIFSHFEQLVPGSGMKGGTGLGLAIAKAYVELMGGDIDVQSRAGRGSTFTFTVRVVPGTPGASRGRERQGRVALLKFGQGEVRVLVVDDNQSNREILVRMLEQAGFTVREAADGEEACRVYDQWRPALVLLDMIMPVMDGFGVLRHIHDRDGQNSPPVIAVTASVLMAEKERVLAAGAAAFLKKPFKVDELFGLLREHLDVEFEEDDQNPDADTVEPGSGPGTQTAERPSVNPEKLAGLPPDLLEALTEAAWSLDVDALREICTRIDQEHPDLVAGILYLVDNYLFDELQRLFELEKAS
- a CDS encoding response regulator, whose protein sequence is MKSLVVDDELVSRRKLKKIMESFGFCDEVENGDQAVLAVIRALNLGEPYEVILMDLMMPVMDGHEALKRIRAIERERRVEPGKEARVIVVSSLEDQKNVCQAFFKGLASVYVTKPVNRESVQTALRSLNLE
- a CDS encoding hybrid sensor histidine kinase/response regulator, coding for MSWRILLGLRPLAVVASVLAVGLLFSWWSVSAADRMKREELLRQARLVTQAVQPKWVRSLSGDRSDLETAPYSRLKEHLRLTKLVDGRWEWLYLMGRHDDGTVFFHLDSEPDTDWDASLPGQVYEEATDDLLEVFDTGRAFVEGPETDRWGVWVSALVPLIDPADGRVLAVVGIDVEAGDWRRSAMRAGIFPAVMTLILATVLMTGYVLLSARREREAEAAWEERLPLEAVLTVVVGLILTVSASWTLHRAEHRNHFKTFSLLASFKSAQILESFRSLSPGDISGMASLFERVDVDSLVRGALDADSGTSGDPLASFDFYQLDSDQGKILLGSTVGYGDSRRYASFIVARPMMAFGKTYVVEVRPTRAFERLNPMMAGWLAALSGLMMTGAVGLVVGVMVHRREQLQLLIAERTQALRDSRNQFQSLVDNIPGATYRRDAGKGRVLLFVSDPVETIIGFPAHAFLGPSPALNHRDIIHPDDLEYVVRSVAQAISGGVSWEVEYRVLHRDGGERWVYEKGGEVRDAQGRAVFLDGFILDVTDRREAEEKMLDSARKLTRKNLELDAALSRAEEATRAKSQFLANMSHEIRTPLNAIMGMAELARGKGSTVPPQLALRSISGEVEALMGIINDILDFSKIEAGHLELESTVFDLWAVFRQVEESLAVLARRKGLRFTSRVSPDIPSALLGDAGRLRQVLLNLGGNAIKFTHAGEVLISADMLEILDDTVQVRFEVRDTGIGIPEHKHVHIFESFTQVDGSTTREYGGTGLGLAICKRFVELMDGTISLESVENRGSTFSFVLELQKAFESDAPAPRKDTEFTPGVMTAPTSDTPQGRILLVEDYPTSRQVALHHLYGAGYVVDVAENGLQAVSAVQKTCYDLILMDVQMPIMDGWDATREIRRSEDERRCQESGARRQESEDGERISGLQVSGFIPQPSYRRTPIIAMTAHAVVGYREKCLAAGMDDYLTKPMRRVELLAMVTKWIGRPRSSEVEMEEGLVSIQPMKIQPIMTRPETIDPSGEPMDYHRAVEEFEGDAELLEEVLQGFLGNVARQIPVMEETLIAGDLVSLAEQAHAIKGGAANLLAKELAGAARDLERIGRGDGLVEEPAKEREDGDMALERLREAYRRLLAYVERRSR
- a CDS encoding response regulator; translated protein: MNNEDISAKLARLERMHEQARQEAEENATVRDEFLGRISHELRTPLNAIMGMSELLSGSGLDSTQANYLSMIDQSTSQLLRLVNEILDFSRLRSETEVQDQVEYTIVQDILPRLHAQEKQALEKELHYFVHVAKDLSGVLCGAPDWIAQVVGALVDNAVKFTDYGEVLVHFDRGRGRDGKSTLCINVTDTGIGVPRESQGVIFNKLVTGPHSRRFGGLGMGLALARELVEKMGGEIVVDSELYLGSTFSVSLPLPVLADRPAISDAPRGPFAILLAEDEPVNRFMTEQLLNKHGHRVVAVEDGEQALEALTGATFDLVLMDISMPVLDGLEATGIIRSGERSGIDKDIPIVALTAMVMPTDRQRCLAAGMDAFVTKPVETMKLNEVMHEVLAVRQRA
- a CDS encoding addiction module protein, giving the protein MQLAIPLERMSTMEKLRAIEDIWADLACEKGDLPSPAWHADVLREREERIADGTSRFLDIGEAKKAVHEHLK
- a CDS encoding chemotaxis protein CheA; the encoded protein is MSREEQMEQARKAYLDEARELLGDLEDALLELESSPEDHELINRVFRSMHTIKGSGAMFGFDDIAMFTHELETVFDLVRNDELRVTSELLDLTLKSRDLILEMLHQDGCHASACQSESERIVTRLRGFLEQAGKRSSGSTADESAAEATELTGSPAEVSTVYRVRFKPDARIFLTGTNPLALLEELSELGNCKIVARTENIPRLDKMDPVSCYTWWDMILVTSRGKEAIHDVFIFVEDDCELSIQEVETVDPNEVAHVGKRLGEILVERGDVNIQDLQEILKQQRPLGELLTQAGLVSSQGLEAALTEQEVVREARVPRVEHKETVTSIRVEAAKLDKLGDLVGELVIVQARLTQLVTQRHDPALVSLAEELERLSDELRDNTLGIRMLPIGSTFNKFLRLVRDLSKELGKEIELVTQGGETELDKNVIEKLNDPMVHLLRNSIDHGVESPEARQAKGKSRKGRITLSAEHASGEVLIRIMDDGAGIEPAKIRAKALEKGLIGSDAALSDDEVLQLVFLPGFSTAERVSNISGRGVGMDVVKRGIDALRGVIKLESVPNKGTSVLIKLPLTLAIIDGLQVEVAREQYVIPLSAVEECVELDRFKSNFGENGEMINLRGEAVPFIRLRNWFNQNGALPTIEQVVIVNVQEQRIGLVVDKVIGQHQTVIKSLGRVYRELDGISGATINGDGTMALILDVQALVGAAVRNVAYAEGGAC